A window of the Elgaria multicarinata webbii isolate HBS135686 ecotype San Diego chromosome 22, rElgMul1.1.pri, whole genome shotgun sequence genome harbors these coding sequences:
- the LOC134412681 gene encoding linker for activation of T-cells family member 2-like, translating to MPREPDSAYVEPIATNPYYNCRKFVRLSSDEDSPSYQNVAGPSGSRRCFFVDMDIYENSAEIQLWRESQVSDEDSHSYQNVAGPSGSRRCYNADDEPDCINAATDSRKHRGPHEKY from the exons ATGCCGAGGGAACCAGATTCTGCTTATGT TGAGCCCATCGCAACAAATCCTTATTACAACTGCAGAAAATTTGTAAGACTGTCAAGCG ACGAAGACTCTCCCTCTTACCAAAACGTGGCTGGTCCATCCGGAAGCAGAAGATGCT TCTTTGTGGACATGGATATTTACGAGAACAGCGCAGAGATCCAGTTGTGGAGAGAATCACAGGTTTCCG ACGAAGACTCCCACTCTTACCAAAACGTGGCTGGTCCATCCGGAAGCAGAAGATGCT ATAATGCCGATGATGAACCAGATTGTATCAATGCAGCCACAGACAGCAG GAAGCACAGGGGGCCCCATGAGAAATACTGA